One Planctomycetota bacterium DNA window includes the following coding sequences:
- a CDS encoding NAD(P)-dependent oxidoreductase — MPHSIGFIGLGIMGSPMARRLVEAGHRVTVTNRTASKTAPLVERGARAAATPRACAEGAEVVFSIVTDAPDVEEVLLGPQGAALGARPGTLFIDMSTIDPEAARRIGRALRERGFRFLDAPVTGGDVGAREGTLSILVGGEAADLERARGLLEILGKRITHCGPQGAGQTVKACNQILCALNMIGLCEALILARRSGVDPALVVEALVPGAGGSWALEKLGPRIARGDFAPGFMIDLLQKDLRIVLETAERLGLPLEGAGLARRLFADNQTHGEGRLGTQALFKVYERLAGGA, encoded by the coding sequence TCGATCGGGTTCATCGGTCTGGGCATCATGGGGTCCCCCATGGCCCGCCGCCTCGTCGAGGCGGGCCATCGCGTGACCGTGACCAACCGCACCGCCTCCAAGACCGCGCCCCTCGTGGAACGCGGCGCCCGCGCGGCCGCCACCCCCCGCGCCTGCGCCGAAGGGGCCGAGGTCGTCTTCTCGATCGTCACCGACGCGCCCGACGTCGAGGAAGTCCTGCTCGGCCCCCAGGGCGCCGCGCTCGGCGCGCGCCCCGGGACGCTCTTCATCGACATGTCCACGATCGATCCCGAGGCGGCGCGCCGCATCGGCCGCGCCCTGCGGGAACGCGGCTTCCGGTTCCTGGACGCCCCCGTCACGGGCGGCGACGTCGGGGCGCGCGAAGGGACCCTCTCGATCCTCGTGGGCGGCGAAGCGGCCGACCTCGAGCGCGCCCGCGGACTCCTCGAAATCCTCGGCAAGCGCATCACCCACTGCGGCCCCCAGGGCGCCGGCCAGACCGTCAAGGCCTGCAACCAGATCCTGTGCGCCCTCAACATGATCGGCCTGTGCGAAGCCCTGATCCTGGCGCGCCGCTCGGGGGTGGACCCCGCGCTCGTCGTCGAGGCGCTCGTTCCCGGGGCGGGCGGCTCCTGGGCGCTCGAAAAACTCGGGCCGCGCATCGCCCGCGGCGACTTCGCGCCGGGCTTCATGATCGACCTTCTGCAGAAAGACCTGCGCATCGTGCTCGAAACCGCGGAACGCCTGGGCCTCCCCCTCGAGGGAGCGGGCCTGGCCCGCCGGCTCTTCGCCGACAACCAGACCCACGGGGAAGGACGTCTCGGAACGCAGGCGCTTTTCAAGGTCTACGAGCGCCTCGCCGGGGGGGCCTGA
- a CDS encoding dynamin family protein encodes MRQLLDDIAGAVRRIYHEAVDPLDEKYAFERRPGEGELAGPPTVLFLGNHSSGKSTFINYVLGAPVQKTGLAPTDDAFTVLAFGGTEEDRDGAAASSNPSLPYGGLRSFGPELLSHFRLKLRPIPFLREVTLVDSPGMIDAAREGSGRGYDFAGVVRWFAERADVVLVFFDPEKPGTTGETLEVFTQSLQGIDHKLLIVMNKMDRFESLQDFARAYGALCWNLGKVIPRKDLPHIFTTFVPVEGARPPALPSRDFEAAREELVREIRRAPARRVDNLITQLEDHARRLLMHARVIDEAGREARRFRRTLWGLVVLGALLGGLAGAVSILARAEAWLTAALFGAAGLLTYAGAFVVRGLVRGKEADLAAGLGRIFERAYARELLVRDRVDDLRALWAQVHPRARQTLEKVGVLAFPRLRRDERERLERALEKEIPELRARLHRELAVATR; translated from the coding sequence GTGCGACAGCTCTTGGACGACATCGCAGGGGCGGTCCGGAGGATTTATCACGAGGCGGTCGATCCGCTGGACGAGAAATACGCGTTCGAGCGGCGGCCGGGGGAGGGGGAGCTCGCCGGTCCGCCCACGGTGCTTTTTCTCGGCAACCACTCCTCGGGAAAGTCCACCTTCATCAACTACGTGCTGGGGGCGCCGGTGCAGAAGACGGGCCTGGCGCCGACCGACGACGCGTTCACGGTGCTGGCCTTCGGGGGAACGGAGGAGGACCGGGACGGGGCGGCGGCGTCATCCAACCCCTCGCTGCCGTACGGCGGGCTTCGCAGCTTCGGTCCGGAGCTTCTGTCTCATTTCCGTCTGAAGCTGCGACCGATCCCGTTCCTGCGCGAGGTGACGCTGGTGGACTCGCCGGGGATGATCGACGCGGCGCGGGAAGGATCGGGCCGGGGCTACGATTTCGCGGGGGTGGTGCGCTGGTTCGCGGAGCGGGCGGACGTGGTGCTCGTTTTTTTCGATCCCGAGAAGCCGGGAACGACGGGAGAGACGCTCGAGGTCTTCACGCAGTCGCTCCAGGGCATCGACCACAAGCTGCTCATCGTGATGAACAAGATGGACCGCTTCGAGAGCCTTCAGGATTTCGCGCGGGCCTACGGGGCGCTCTGCTGGAACCTGGGGAAGGTGATTCCGCGGAAGGATCTGCCGCATATTTTTACGACCTTCGTGCCGGTGGAAGGGGCGCGTCCGCCGGCTTTGCCGTCGCGGGATTTCGAGGCGGCGCGGGAGGAGCTGGTGCGGGAGATCCGGAGGGCGCCGGCCCGGCGGGTGGACAATCTCATCACGCAGCTCGAGGACCACGCGCGCCGGCTTCTCATGCACGCGCGGGTGATCGACGAGGCCGGGCGGGAGGCGCGCCGGTTCCGCCGGACGCTCTGGGGGCTGGTGGTCCTCGGGGCGCTCCTCGGCGGCCTGGCGGGAGCGGTGTCGATCCTGGCGCGGGCGGAAGCGTGGCTGACGGCGGCGCTTTTCGGCGCGGCGGGACTTTTGACCTACGCGGGGGCGTTCGTCGTCCGGGGTCTGGTGCGGGGGAAGGAGGCGGACCTCGCGGCGGGGCTCGGGCGGATCTTCGAGCGGGCGTACGCGCGGGAGCTTCTCGTGCGCGATCGGGTGGACGACCTGAGGGCATTGTGGGCGCAGGTGCACCCGCGGGCGCGCCAGACGCTCGAGAAGGTCGGGGTTCTGGCGTTCCCGCGGCTGCGGCGGGACGAGCGGGAGCGCCTGGAGCGGGCGCTGGAGAAGGAGATTCCGGAGCTGCGGGCGCGCCTGCACCGGGAGCTGGCGGTGGCGACGCGGTAG